A genomic segment from Aegilops tauschii subsp. strangulata cultivar AL8/78 chromosome 1, Aet v6.0, whole genome shotgun sequence encodes:
- the LOC109780074 gene encoding cysteine proteinase inhibitor 3 isoform X1 has translation MARRCGCSVGATLLALSLAVLLAASAVPGAAGFHLGGDESGLVRGMLAAVRERAEAEDAARFAVAEHNRKQGSALEFTRVVNAKRQVVAGTLHDLMVEVVDSGKKSMYKAKVWVKPWQNFKAVVEFRHAGDFQYESSVASDVSTGQAILKLSLQTDMAPKMHSNENTGLSVDSSSSQAHTV, from the exons ATGgcccgccgctgcggctgctccgtcGGCGCCACGCTCctcgccctctccctcgccgtccTCCTCGCCGCCTCGGCGGTCCCCGGGGCCGCCGGGTTCCACCTCGGCGGCGACGAGAGCGGCCTCGTGCGGGGCATGCTCGCCGCCGTCCGCGAGCGGGCCGAGGCCGAGGACGCTGCGCGCTTCGCCGTCGCCGAGCACAACAGGAAGCAG GGTTCTGCATTGGAGTTCACACGGGTTGTGAACGCGAAAAGGCAAGTGGTTGCTGGGACCTTGCATGACCTGATGGTGGAGGTAGTGGATTCTGGAAAGAAAAGTATGTACAAGGCAAAGGTATGGGTGAAGCCATGGCAAAATTTCAAGGCAGTTGTCGAGTTTCGTCATGCTGGGGACTTCCAGTATGAGTCTTCTGTTGCTTCTGATGTTAGCACTGGGCAAG CTATCCTCAAGCTGTCTCTTCAAACCGACATGGCACCAAAGATGCACAGCAACGAGAATACTGGACTATCTGTTGACTCATCCTCTTCTCAG GCACACACGGTGTGA
- the LOC109780075 gene encoding uncharacterized protein isoform X1, translated as MGDHMTVFRSLRELFPQVDPRMLKAVAIEHHKDADSAVVAVLDEVMPSMIGSVEVSSLHQEAAVSKDDFFRSLSANHDAPETGSSSAGPVGISGAHHEPAEFTKDLFRNLSANHTVGETGTSSSAVMLMNGVKSGSDIHVDEANGNVDSAITTDMQENVVGELDVTSSLQLMNGQLDFPSCSVPALNDKQCDLAVQDFLNACNGRSLWSEYIGESLLGKNGNDSINLNVAQVHAHDVDITGPFGESISDAEHQQRTMTLEDFLKSCYSDHSANQVGNGGSLSSEYIVQSLMRKNGSDSINLNVAQVQEQDFDITVPVGDCISQDNPLKLPCYHADVDNSFCSKTSTGVPDSVVSPKFLSTEKDTLAPALDFPIPDTQESFVGSGGVLVHMDNNCADVDYNSEDRVEHGDTFLSSSSELIPDLNSNHFASMASTHSSHSVSIESLEDSIADAKNKKNDLLPSLELVTKMIEDVELLEEKAKVAKRESSISGTSILTKVEELKEMLNHAKEANDMHAGEVFGERSILTTEARELQSRLQRLSDERNSYLVVIEEIRQTLEERLVAAQQEYEAAVKEKDEKEASAQALLSEQEKEMNSIVEESRKLQKEAEENLKLKEFLVERGRIVDTLQGEMAVICEDVSQLKQIVDERLSWSKLQRSTMSSLSSSLHSSLHRSASSSDRTTEAVESKDKHTVTEVARPVAEDPDVDGRKVEMLDGCDSEGASSVGEDNSKQRGSNEDGWELC; from the exons ATGGGCGACCACATGACCGTCTTCCGCTCACTCCGCGAGCTCTTCCCCCAG GTTGATCCCCGCATGCTGAAGGCTGTCGCGATAGAGCACCATAAAGATGCCGATTCCGCTGTGGTTGCCGTCCTTGATGAAGTCATGCCATCTATGATAGGTTCGGTTGAAGTCTCCAGCCTCCATCAGGAGGCTGCGGTATCCAAGGACGATTTTTTCAGAAGCTTATCTGCGAATCACGATGCACCTGAAACAGGAAGTTCATCTGCTG GTCCAGTCGGAATTTCTGGTGCCCATCATGAACCTGCGGAATTTACAAAAGATTTATTCAGAAATTTATCTGCTAATCATACTGTGGGTGAGACGGGAACTTCATCATCTGCTG TTATGCTAATGAATGGAGTCAAATCAGGTTCTGATATTCATGTTGATGAAGCTAACGGAAATGTTGATTCTGCAATCACAACTGACATGCAAGAAAATGTTGTGGGTGAACTAGATGTGACTTCATCATTACAATTGATGAATGGACAACTAGATTTTCCTTCCTGTTCTGTGCCTGCACTTAATGATAAGCAGTGTGATTTGGCCGTTCAAGATTTCTTAAACGCGTGTAATGGTCGGTCTTTGTGGAGTGAATACATTGGTGAATCACTCCTGGGGAAAAATGGCAATGACAGCATAAATCTTAATGTTGCTCAAGTCCATGCGCATGATGTGGACATCACAGGCCCATTTGGGGAATCCATCTCTGACGCTGAACATCAGCAGCGCACTATGACCCTTGAAGATTTCTTAAAATCGTGTTACTCAGATCATTCAGCTAATCAAGTTGGAAATGGTGGATCTTTATCAAGTGAATATATTGTTCaatcactcatgaggaaaaatgGGAGCGACAGCATAAATCTTAACGTTGCACAAGTCCAAGAGCAAGATTTTGACATCACAGTCCCAGTTGGCGATTGCATTTCCCAGGATAATCCTTTGAAGCTTCCTTGTTATCATGCAGATGTGGATAACTCCTTTTGTTCCAAGACTTCTACTGGTGTTCCTGACAGTGTAGTCTCACCTAAATTTCTCAGTACTGAAAAAGACACCCTTGCCCCTGCGCTGGATTTTCCTATTCCAGACACCCAAGAATCCTTTGTTGGTTCTGGTGGAGTCTTAGTACACATGGATAACAATTGTGCTGACGTTGATTACAACTCCGAGGATAGAGTTGAGCATGGTGACACATTCTTGTCTTCTTCAAGTGAGTTGATACCTGATTTGAATTCGAATCACTTTGCCTCCATGGCTTCAACTCATTCAAGCCACTCTGTTAGTATTGAGTCACTTGAGGATTCCATTGCTGATGCAAAAAACAAAAAG AACGATCTGTTACCCTCACTTGAGCTGGTTACTAAGATGATAGAGGATGTAGAACTTCTTGAAGAAAAAGCTAAAGTAGCCAAGCGTGAATCATCTATTTCTGGTACAAGCATTCTCACCAAAGTTGAGGAGCTCAAAGAAATGTTGAATCATGCAAAAGAAGCAAATGATATG CATGCTGGTGAGGTTTTCGGCGAGAGATCTATTTTGACCACGGAGGCGCGGGAGCTCCAATCTCGACTTCAGAGGTTGTCAGACGAGAGGAATAGTTATCTTGTTGTTATTGAAGAG ATACGGCAAACTCTCGAGGAAAGATTGGTTGCTGCACAACAGGAATATGAAGCAGCTGTGAAGGAAAAAGACGAAAAGGAAGCTTCTGCTCAGGCACTACTTAGTGAACAGGAAAAGGAGATGAACTCCATTGTTGAAGAATCAAGAAAGTTGCAGAAAGAAGCGGAGGAGAATTTGAAG CTGAAGGAGTTCTTGGTTGAGCGGGGTCGAATTGTTGATACACTACA AGGTGAGATGGCTGTCATTTGCGAGGATGTGTCTCAACTCAAGCAAATAGTGGATGAGCGCTTATCTTGGAGCAAGTTGCAGCGATCAACAATGTCAAGTCTCTCCTCTTCGCTGCATTCTTCGCTTCACAGGAGTGCTAGTTCGTCAGACAGGACCACTGAAGCCGTTGAGTCTAAAGATAAACATACAGTCACTGAAGTTGCAAGGCCAGTGGCTGAGGATCCGGATGTCGACGGGAGAAAGGTTGAAATGTTAGATGGCTGTGACAGTGAAGGTGCAAGCTCAGTGGGCGAAGACAACAGCAAGCAGCGGGGTTCCAACGAGGATGGCTGGGAACTGTGCTGA
- the LOC109780074 gene encoding cysteine proteinase inhibitor 3 isoform X2 produces the protein MARRCGCSVGATLLALSLAVLLAASAVPGAAGFHLGGDESGLVRGMLAAVRERAEAEDAARFAVAEHNRKQGSALEFTRVVNAKRQVVAGTLHDLMVEVVDSGKKSMYKAKVWVKPWQNFKAVVEFRHAGDFQYESSVASDVSTGQGTHGVKVPSMEYGTGRREGRNMGF, from the exons ATGgcccgccgctgcggctgctccgtcGGCGCCACGCTCctcgccctctccctcgccgtccTCCTCGCCGCCTCGGCGGTCCCCGGGGCCGCCGGGTTCCACCTCGGCGGCGACGAGAGCGGCCTCGTGCGGGGCATGCTCGCCGCCGTCCGCGAGCGGGCCGAGGCCGAGGACGCTGCGCGCTTCGCCGTCGCCGAGCACAACAGGAAGCAG GGTTCTGCATTGGAGTTCACACGGGTTGTGAACGCGAAAAGGCAAGTGGTTGCTGGGACCTTGCATGACCTGATGGTGGAGGTAGTGGATTCTGGAAAGAAAAGTATGTACAAGGCAAAGGTATGGGTGAAGCCATGGCAAAATTTCAAGGCAGTTGTCGAGTTTCGTCATGCTGGGGACTTCCAGTATGAGTCTTCTGTTGCTTCTGATGTTAGCACTGGGCAAG GCACACACGGTGTGAAGGTTCCTTCCATGGAGTATGGAACTGGAAGGCGTGAAGGTCGGAACATGGGGTTCTGA
- the LOC109780076 gene encoding RAN GTPase-activating protein 2: MESTAEGLQPRTFSVKLWPPSESTRLMLVERMTKNLSAECIFSRKYGILSKEEAHENAKRIEEVCFASAEEHFKKEPDGDGSSAVQLYAKETSKLMLEVLKKGPRTTEEPEAPVVDTPLEPADTVFDISGGKRAFIEAEEAKELLSPLTKPGNSYKRICFSNRSFGIGAANVAGPILESIKSQLTEVDISDFVAGRPEDEALDVMRIFSKALAGSVLSYLNISDNALGEKGVRAFTELLKSQGDLEELYVMNDGISEEAAKALSELIPSTEKLKVLHFHNNMTGDEGAMPIAEMVKRSPNLESFRCSATRIGSDGGVALAEALGTCTRLKKLDIRDNLFGVEAGVALSKTLPKLGGLVELYLSDLNLENEGTIAIVNVLKQSAPQLEVLEMAGNEITAKAAKAVAECLTAMQSLKKLTLAENELKDDGAVTIAKSLQEGHPDLKELDVSTNLFQRSGARCFAQAVTNKPGFVLLNINSNFISNKGVDEVKEILKGGKNSLEVLGPLDENDPEGDPEDGEDEEDGEDADDEEKDGDDNGDGGLGSKLQGLKVEEED; encoded by the coding sequence ATGGAATCAACAGCGGAAGGTCTCCAGCCCCGAACATTCTCCGTCAAACTGTGGCCACCGAGTGAAAGCACTCGTCTGATGCTTGTAGAGAGGATGACCAAGAACCTGTCCGCTGAGTGCATCTTCTCTCGCAAGTATGGCATTTTGAGCAAAGAAGAGGCTCATGAGAATGCTAAGAGGATCGAAGAGGTGTGCTTTGCTTCTGCGGAGGAGCATTTCAAGAAGGAGCCTGATGGTGATGGTAGTTCTGCTGTCCAGCTATACGCAAAAGAAACTAGCAAGCTGATGCTTGAAGTCCTGAAAAAAGGCCCAAGGACAACCGAGGAACCAGAAGCACCTGTTGTTGATACACCTCTTGAGCCTGCTGATACTGTGTTTGACATATCTGGTGGCAAGCGCGCTTTCATTGAGGCAGAAGAAGCAAAGGAACTTCTCAGTCCACTAACAAAACCAGGAAACTCGTATAAAAGGATTTGTTTCAGCAACAGGAGCTTTGGTATTGGTGCTGCCAATGTTGCTGGCCCAATTCTTGAATCAATAAAATCGCAGCTCACAGAGGTAGATATCTCAGATTTTGTCGCTGGAAGACCCGAGGACGAAGCCCTTGATGTGATGCGCATATTCTCCAAAGCTTTAGCAGGGTCTGTACTGAGTTACCTGAACATCTCTGACAATGCTTTAGGTGAGAAGGGTGTGCGAGCATTCACAGAGCTGCTGAAATCACAGGGCGACCTGGAAGAGCTATATGTTATGAACGATGGCATATCAGAGGAAGCTGCAAAAGCTCTATCTGAGCTTATTCCTTCAACTGAGAAGCTTAAGGTTCTCCACTTCCACAACAATATGACTGGTGATGAAGGTGCTATGCCAATTGCTGAGATGGTTAAGCGTTCTCCAAACCTAGAGAGCTTCAGGTGCTCCGCGACAAGGATAGGCTCTGATGGTGGAGTGGCACTGGCTGAGGCATTAGGGACATGTACTCGTCTGAAGAAACTTGATATCAGGGACAACTTATTTGGTGTGGAGGCAGGGGTAGCTCTCAGCAAAACCCTTCCAAAGCTCGGTGGCCTCGTTGAGCTCTATCTCAGTGACCTCAATCTTGAGAATGAGGGTACAATAGCAATAGTGAATGTCCTCAAACAGTCAGCGCCTCAGTTGGAGGTCCTTGAAATGGCAGGAAATGAAATAACTGCCAAAGCAGCCAAAGCTGTAGCAGAATGCTTAACGGCAATGCAGTCGCTCAAGAAGCTGACCTTAGCTGAGAATGAGCTGAAGGATGATGGAGCAGTGACAATCGCAAAATCTCTGCAGGAAGGTCACCCGGATCTGAAGGAGCTTGACGTGAGCACGAATCTGTTTCAGAGGTCTGGAGCCCGGTGCTTTGCTCAAGCAGTCACAAACAAGCCAGGTTTCGTGTTGCTGAACATCAATTCGAATTTCATCTCCAACAAAGGGGTCGATGAGGTGAAGGAGATCCTGAAGGGAGGCAAGAACTCGCTGGAGGTGCTTGGCCCGCTGGATGAGAACGACCCCGAGGGGGACCCTGAAGATGGCGAGGACGAGGAGGATGGGGAGGATGCCGATGACGAGGAGAAGGACGGGGACGATAACGGCGACGGTGGCCTGGGCTCGAAGCTGCAGGGCTTgaaggtggaggaggaggactaG
- the LOC109780075 gene encoding uncharacterized protein isoform X2: MGDHMTVFRSLRELFPQVDPRMLKAVAIEHHKDADSAVVAVLDEVMPSMIGSVEVSSLHQEAAVSKDDFFRSLSANHDAPETGSSSAGPVGISGAHHEPAEFTKDLFRNLSANHTVGETGTSSSAGSDIHVDEANGNVDSAITTDMQENVVGELDVTSSLQLMNGQLDFPSCSVPALNDKQCDLAVQDFLNACNGRSLWSEYIGESLLGKNGNDSINLNVAQVHAHDVDITGPFGESISDAEHQQRTMTLEDFLKSCYSDHSANQVGNGGSLSSEYIVQSLMRKNGSDSINLNVAQVQEQDFDITVPVGDCISQDNPLKLPCYHADVDNSFCSKTSTGVPDSVVSPKFLSTEKDTLAPALDFPIPDTQESFVGSGGVLVHMDNNCADVDYNSEDRVEHGDTFLSSSSELIPDLNSNHFASMASTHSSHSVSIESLEDSIADAKNKKNDLLPSLELVTKMIEDVELLEEKAKVAKRESSISGTSILTKVEELKEMLNHAKEANDMHAGEVFGERSILTTEARELQSRLQRLSDERNSYLVVIEEIRQTLEERLVAAQQEYEAAVKEKDEKEASAQALLSEQEKEMNSIVEESRKLQKEAEENLKLKEFLVERGRIVDTLQGEMAVICEDVSQLKQIVDERLSWSKLQRSTMSSLSSSLHSSLHRSASSSDRTTEAVESKDKHTVTEVARPVAEDPDVDGRKVEMLDGCDSEGASSVGEDNSKQRGSNEDGWELC, encoded by the exons ATGGGCGACCACATGACCGTCTTCCGCTCACTCCGCGAGCTCTTCCCCCAG GTTGATCCCCGCATGCTGAAGGCTGTCGCGATAGAGCACCATAAAGATGCCGATTCCGCTGTGGTTGCCGTCCTTGATGAAGTCATGCCATCTATGATAGGTTCGGTTGAAGTCTCCAGCCTCCATCAGGAGGCTGCGGTATCCAAGGACGATTTTTTCAGAAGCTTATCTGCGAATCACGATGCACCTGAAACAGGAAGTTCATCTGCTG GTCCAGTCGGAATTTCTGGTGCCCATCATGAACCTGCGGAATTTACAAAAGATTTATTCAGAAATTTATCTGCTAATCATACTGTGGGTGAGACGGGAACTTCATCATCTGCTG GTTCTGATATTCATGTTGATGAAGCTAACGGAAATGTTGATTCTGCAATCACAACTGACATGCAAGAAAATGTTGTGGGTGAACTAGATGTGACTTCATCATTACAATTGATGAATGGACAACTAGATTTTCCTTCCTGTTCTGTGCCTGCACTTAATGATAAGCAGTGTGATTTGGCCGTTCAAGATTTCTTAAACGCGTGTAATGGTCGGTCTTTGTGGAGTGAATACATTGGTGAATCACTCCTGGGGAAAAATGGCAATGACAGCATAAATCTTAATGTTGCTCAAGTCCATGCGCATGATGTGGACATCACAGGCCCATTTGGGGAATCCATCTCTGACGCTGAACATCAGCAGCGCACTATGACCCTTGAAGATTTCTTAAAATCGTGTTACTCAGATCATTCAGCTAATCAAGTTGGAAATGGTGGATCTTTATCAAGTGAATATATTGTTCaatcactcatgaggaaaaatgGGAGCGACAGCATAAATCTTAACGTTGCACAAGTCCAAGAGCAAGATTTTGACATCACAGTCCCAGTTGGCGATTGCATTTCCCAGGATAATCCTTTGAAGCTTCCTTGTTATCATGCAGATGTGGATAACTCCTTTTGTTCCAAGACTTCTACTGGTGTTCCTGACAGTGTAGTCTCACCTAAATTTCTCAGTACTGAAAAAGACACCCTTGCCCCTGCGCTGGATTTTCCTATTCCAGACACCCAAGAATCCTTTGTTGGTTCTGGTGGAGTCTTAGTACACATGGATAACAATTGTGCTGACGTTGATTACAACTCCGAGGATAGAGTTGAGCATGGTGACACATTCTTGTCTTCTTCAAGTGAGTTGATACCTGATTTGAATTCGAATCACTTTGCCTCCATGGCTTCAACTCATTCAAGCCACTCTGTTAGTATTGAGTCACTTGAGGATTCCATTGCTGATGCAAAAAACAAAAAG AACGATCTGTTACCCTCACTTGAGCTGGTTACTAAGATGATAGAGGATGTAGAACTTCTTGAAGAAAAAGCTAAAGTAGCCAAGCGTGAATCATCTATTTCTGGTACAAGCATTCTCACCAAAGTTGAGGAGCTCAAAGAAATGTTGAATCATGCAAAAGAAGCAAATGATATG CATGCTGGTGAGGTTTTCGGCGAGAGATCTATTTTGACCACGGAGGCGCGGGAGCTCCAATCTCGACTTCAGAGGTTGTCAGACGAGAGGAATAGTTATCTTGTTGTTATTGAAGAG ATACGGCAAACTCTCGAGGAAAGATTGGTTGCTGCACAACAGGAATATGAAGCAGCTGTGAAGGAAAAAGACGAAAAGGAAGCTTCTGCTCAGGCACTACTTAGTGAACAGGAAAAGGAGATGAACTCCATTGTTGAAGAATCAAGAAAGTTGCAGAAAGAAGCGGAGGAGAATTTGAAG CTGAAGGAGTTCTTGGTTGAGCGGGGTCGAATTGTTGATACACTACA AGGTGAGATGGCTGTCATTTGCGAGGATGTGTCTCAACTCAAGCAAATAGTGGATGAGCGCTTATCTTGGAGCAAGTTGCAGCGATCAACAATGTCAAGTCTCTCCTCTTCGCTGCATTCTTCGCTTCACAGGAGTGCTAGTTCGTCAGACAGGACCACTGAAGCCGTTGAGTCTAAAGATAAACATACAGTCACTGAAGTTGCAAGGCCAGTGGCTGAGGATCCGGATGTCGACGGGAGAAAGGTTGAAATGTTAGATGGCTGTGACAGTGAAGGTGCAAGCTCAGTGGGCGAAGACAACAGCAAGCAGCGGGGTTCCAACGAGGATGGCTGGGAACTGTGCTGA